The window TAAAttaacactgaaagaaaacGTCCTGGAATCTCTGGGAACAGCATCCAAGCTACAGAACACAAATCACTGCTGTCACTACAAATAGCCAACTGACAAGGTAAACACAACTGGTTACcaagacacaaaaataaaacatctgcaGTGATATGTGGCTTAAAATATGAATCTTACTGGGCTATTAACCATAATTTCTGAAGCACTACAGGCACAAATGACACTCCACAAGCAAATTCATATTAACAACCCCAGCATTTTGATTTATGATGGAAAgtacattaattaattaaacagaaagaaCTCCAAGGATAGAAGATAAAGTGTGTTTGAATTGTTTCATATATTTAATATCTTCTGAAGTTGGTGTTTAAAACCGTTTTTCATTAGTATTGCTGGGAAGAGACACATCTGTTAATGGAGACATAGGTGATAGTTTTAAAAGCATAAGACAAAATCCTGTTATgtgtggaaggaaaaaaggcaaaagcagcaTCAGGAGGCattaataaaggaaaacagTCTTTGTTCTACTCTGCAAGCAACCTATAAACTGCTGCTCAACAGGGCAGAAACAAGGACTCCGGGATGCATGCCAGCTGATTTTAGACTGAGAATTACTCCCCAAATAAGTGCACTAGCaatgacagaacaaggagacaAACAATCCAGGGCATCTTTCACTCGCTGTTGCTGCCACCCGTTTCTTCCAGCAGCACGTATCACCACAACAACTCTGCTACCTCTGCAAGAGAGATATTTGGTATCTTTTGTGCAGGGTCTAAGTGTAGGTAACAACCACATGAGAGGAATCCGTGCCACAGTCCGCAGCAGCAGGTGAGAAAGAGATGCCCCAAACTGCTCAGAAATCAGTACCACAGTCAGCTATTTAGACCTTGCCTCTCTTTtgcttcttcttctcttcttcttctcctccccctGCAGTTCCTTGGCCTTCTCCAGTCCCAGTTTCCTGTTTAGGCGAGTTTTCTTAAATACATCAGAAGAGAATAcggagaagaaagaacaaaatcagTGGTGAGACAACTGCACCCTTCCAGGAACAGAAAGTAAGGAACTACTACTACTAAGCGATATTTTGCAAAATCCATGAACTCTTTGCTTAATTGCAGCAGCCCCTTGACTGATGTGTTACATCTTCATTATAGTACTTGTCCAAATTAGACTCCAGAAAAGCTAAAAAGATAGTTACAATTTCAATACAGTCTCTTCACATAATTGCcacagagagacagaaattCATGGTAGTGTTAATACTGAAATGCCAAATGCAAATCAACACATTCCTTATTATTAATGACCTTTCCTCCAGCCATCCAGAGCAGACTGGACAGACAGAAAATCCAATGAACTTTTTGGGGAAACAAGTGCATGGATGACTGCTTGCAGCTGGAACATTAAGAAAGCTCAAACATTATTACTGAAACAACACATTGTTTTCTGACATTATCAAACGTATTTTCACAGCATCCAAAATCCTGGTAGACTCCTAAGAAAATGGTTAACTTTCACACTTGATAcagcaggaaaagggaagagatgAGAAATGGACAAGTTCAATGATTTCTGAGTATGTCTAAGGGCACAGatcagaaaatagaaaagattCTTACCTACTGTAAGTTTTGCAAACTCATCTGGAAAATTCTTTTCTAACCATTGTCTGCATTTAGTCACATCAGGCATGTATTCGCAGTACTAGAGAAGAAAGGGCAGATGAATGTTGTTAGTAGATTAACTACAAAATACATCACAAAGACACCTGAATAAATCTGCAATTCAGCTCAGTCGTTTCTCCTTAAGACGACTGAACACCAATACTACACTAGCACATATGAAACTTCCCGTCATCCTAAAGGTGACAGTGGCTGAAGCACAGAACTGCCACGGTTAAGAAAAGCcagaaaaggtaagaaagaatcatCACAGTCAGGAATCataggacagaaagaagaaactcagacaataaaaaaaaccagaatGAACTCACCTCTGTTGGCAACGAACAAACTGGagaaagaggggggaaaaaaaaagaacagattaCAACAATAAGTTACCCACTTACAGCCTTAGCGTTAAATTCAAAGTGGTATTTAAAGTTAGGGATGACTTCTTACATCATAACTTCTGGTTATAACCACACACCGACTCAAAATGATTACTTTATTGATCCCACtgcatgttttaatttttctctcgTTAGTCACCGTCTCACATGCTCTGCATTAGGATAAAACTaccacagcaggagcagccagtcggtgaaggaagggaaggagatcCCTACAGCTTCgggaaaagttaaaaaacccTTCAGTTCTACCAGAGACAAAAGATGCACCAAATAAATGTTCATGTTATTTGGTCAGCTTCTCTTTTTCCAAGAGCTGCCAATGTCCAGGAGAGGGACTCAGCTccagaacaaacacaaaccaatcGTGCAGACCTTCCTGCACAACAGGGATTATTCTTCCCTAATCTCCTGCAGTTGTGttcaagcccaaagaaaacaacatacCTATCAAGACTATTTACCGCCCTTTAAATTTAATCCACATAACTACAAATGTAATAATTCTAAATGCGGTGCAACAGTTACTTTTATTaattctaacttcattttttcttatacTAATGCTCAGAGCCCTTGTCTGTGCTAAAGGCTTTACTGGCTCTCTGCTCAGCAGTTTACAATCCGAGCACTACTCCCACCAAAGTAACTTTTACACGCAGAAAGCTGTTAGTACCTCTTTCTCTCAGAGGGAAGACCCCTAAATTTCAACAAAAATGCTTTAGATAAAAACATACAACACCAGCCACTTCAGAAAGGCAATCAGAAGGGTCAAGCTGACCATGgtctcacagtatcacagtatgtttgggattggaagggacctcaaaagatcatctagtccaatccccccatggagcaggaacacccaggtgaggtcgcacaggaacatgtccaggtgggttttgaatgtctgcagagaaggagactccacaacccccctgggcagcctgttccagtgtctgtcaccctcactgagaagaagtttcttctcaaatttaagcggaacctcttgtgctccagcttgatcccattaccccttgtcctatcattgttggccaccgagaagagcctggctccatcctcatggcactcaccctttagatatttataaacattaatgaggtccccccttagtctcctcttctccaaactaaagagacccagctccctcagcctttcttcataagggagatgctccactcagttaatcatcttggttgccctacgctggactctctccagcagttccctgtctaGCTTCTCAATAAAAGCCGACCAAAGGAAAACCTCCGATTCTCCCATTCTGCTGGGCTGCCCTTGCAAACAGCGCAGCGTATAAACCGTGGACAACTGCCCCTTCAGCACTTGCCTCCGCAGTAGAGAACCCGAAGAGGATAGTCAGCATCTGACCTGGCACCGCTCCTCACGTCTCCTCTGCAGTCAGGGACCACAGGCTCAGCGACATCTGTGGCCATGTCACAAGCCTGCAGGTCACAGAACGAAAGAATCAGGGCCTAAGTTCTGCATTGAAATTATTCACGTCTTTTCTGCGTTGAAATTATTCACGTCTTTTCCGCGTTGAAATTATTCACGTCTTTCCCAACCCAATAAGAATCTCAAAGAAAACAGGTACAACTGTAAGTGCAGGAGAgatcaagagaaggaaaaccaggCCTcaataaacactgaaaaaatatcGTGAAAGCGACTGCGAAAAGATACCAAGCAGCATGGAGTTCTAGTAGATAAGGGGAAAACCCAAAGCGGCACAAAATGCAgtgtaaaaatgaagaaatatctACGAGAATACCACATAAAGTTAGAGAACAGACAGGGTTAGGAAAAATGTGAAGTATGTTAAATAAATAGTGTATGAATAGAAGGTGCACTGGGGGGGTATGGGGGGCACTGCCGGTGTAGCAGCAAAGAAAAGGGGTCATTTAAATCAGCGTCTAAAGAGCTACAATCTGATCCTGGGACACTggcaagaaaaaccccaaacaccacaaaacaagcaaagcaaacccaaCTCGCTAACACTAAATCACGGTTTACACTCACACATTTCCAGGTAAGGGGCTGAGAAAACAGGAGCCACCAGGGAAGGGCTTTGCAATGGACAAGTCACCCGGGATGGAGGGAGCAGGGGGGTCTGGAACTCGGGGCGCTGGTGGCAATGAAGGGTGGGGGGCTCGGGGCGGGGAGGCCGCAGAGAAAGGCGGCAGAGGGTCCCGTGAGAGAAAGGACGGTGGAGGAGCCGCGGGGATGGGAACGGGGGAGGGAGGTGCTGGGAGCCGGGGGAAGAACCGAGGGCAGGCCGGGGGAAGGTGCTTGGGCACCGGACGGGATGGGGAGCGCAGACACGGGGGGCTGAGCTGAGGAAAAGGAGGGCGCCCGGTACCTGAGGGGGGGATGCTGAGGTACGACACGGGGATCACCGCGAGGGGAGGCACCGGGGGAGACGGAGGGTGCCGGAGCTGGGCAAGGCCACCCGCCGCTGGACCGGGGCAGCGGCGGAGCGCGGCTCCCGCGGAGAGGGCCGGGCGGCAGCGGAGCGGCGGTACCGGGGAGGCCCCTCAGGCCGCGGCGGCTCCTCCCGCTCCCTCCTCCAGCGGCTCCGCACACCGCAGCACGTGTGCCCGAACTCTCGCGAGAGCCCCGCGCGGCGTGACGGAGAGGGGCGTGGCCGCGACGCGATTTGAACCCGCCGGCGCTCCGTAGTGAGGGGGTGTGCACTATAGGCTGCCCGCGGCACGTGACCGGGGGAGCTACGGGGCGGCGGAGCGGCCAGTTGCCTCCGCTCGGCCGTTGCGCGGCCGCCCGCCGCCATGCCCCGGTACGCGCAGCTGGTGATGGGCCCGGCGGGCAGCGGGAAGGTGCGGTGAGGCTGCGCGGGTGGGGGAcgggcggcgggggcgcgggCGGCCGCTGACGGCTCGTTGGTGTCTTGCAGAGCACGTACTGCGCCACCATGGTGCAGCACTGCGAGGCGCTGGGCCGCGCCGTGCAGGTGGTGAACCTGGACCCGGCGGCCGAACTGTTCAGCTACCCCGTGATGGCAGGTGAGCGGCGAACCGGGACcccgcggcggccccggcggcgcCCGAGCTCACCCCGCCCGCCGCGCGTGTCGTTCCAGACATCCGGGAGTTGATCGAGGT of the Columba livia isolate bColLiv1 breed racing homer chromosome 17, bColLiv1.pat.W.v2, whole genome shotgun sequence genome contains:
- the DENR gene encoding density-regulated protein isoform X2; the protein is MATDVAEPVVPDCRGDVRSGARSDADYPLRVLYCGVCSLPTEYCEYMPDVTKCRQWLEKNFPDEFAKLTVENSPKQETGTGEGQGTAGGGEEEEKKKQKRGGRGQIKQKKKTVPQKVTIAKIPRAKKKYVTRVCGLATFEIDLKEAQRFFAQKFSCGASVTGEDEIIIQGDFTDDIIDVIQEKWPEVDDDSIEDLGEVKK
- the DENR gene encoding density-regulated protein isoform X1, which gives rise to MSGTTRAAGGACDMATDVAEPVVPDCRGDVRSGARSDADYPLRVLYCGVCSLPTEYCEYMPDVTKCRQWLEKNFPDEFAKLTVENSPKQETGTGEGQGTAGGGEEEEKKKQKRGGRGQIKQKKKTVPQKVTIAKIPRAKKKYVTRVCGLATFEIDLKEAQRFFAQKFSCGASVTGEDEIIIQGDFTDDIIDVIQEKWPEVDDDSIEDLGEVKK